A window of the Brassica napus cultivar Da-Ae chromosome C5, Da-Ae, whole genome shotgun sequence genome harbors these coding sequences:
- the LOC106347361 gene encoding putative UDP-glucuronate:xylan alpha-glucuronosyltransferase 3 — MRLPSPSPVEPRHRLSSQTDETSKRRSLRNRDAKDLDKGGLHGSFQYRNWTGKFSTLKVVLILIVLGTVYTLYRSPAVHIADHPSNNNSRWMMESSALDPRYVSSAEINWDHMSDVVEKLTGKSGYQGVGFINLNDDEIAQWKDLIPDCDHVALHLGHMKSNITWESLYPEWIDEEEQFEVPTCPSLPWIQVPGKPRLDLVVVKLPCNKAGKWSRDVVRLHLQLAAARVAASSKGLHDVHVLFITDCFPIPNLFIGKELVSRQGNLWLFKPNLHQLRQKVQLPIGSCELTVPLKAKDTFYSASAKREAYATILHSANFYVCGAITAAQSIRMAGSTRDLVILVDDSITEHHRSGLAAAGWKIYSIQRIRNPKAEAEAYNEWNYSKFRLWQLTEYDKIIFIDADMLILRNIDFLFEMPEISATGNNATLFNSGVMVVEPSNSTFQLLMDHINEIVSYNGGDQGYLNEVYTWWHRIPKHMNFLKHFWEGDEPEIKQMKTRLFGTDPPILYVLHYLGNKPWLCFRDYDCNWNVDILQEFASDVAHKTWWRVHDAMPENLQKFCLLRSKQKAQLEWDRMQAEKGNYTDGHWKIKIKDKRLETCYEDFCYWESMLWHWGDKNWTDNSTNSLSPPPALKTPLSSL; from the exons ATGAGGCTTCCTTCCCCTAGTCCCGTTGAGCCGAGGCACCGACTATCAAGTCAAAC CGATGAGACGAGCAAGAGGAGATCGCTGAGAAATCGAGATGCTAAAGATCTCGACAAGGGAGGATTACACGGCTCCTTTCAGTATAGAAACTGGACTGGCAAATTCTCTACGCTGAAAGTTGTGTTGATTCTCATTGTCCTCGGAACCGTGTATACTCTCTACCGTTCACCAGCAGTACACATCGCTGATCATCCCTCCAATAATAACTCTAG ATGGATGATGGAGTCAAGTGCTCTTGATCCTCGCTATGTATCTTCAGCTGAGATAAACTGGGACCATATGTCAGACGTTGTGGAGAAGCTGACTGGGAAGAGCGGGTATCAAGGGGTTGGCTTTATAAATCTTAACGATGATGAGATTGCTCAGTGGAAGGATCTGATACCTGACTGTGACCATGTTGCACTTCACCTGGGACATATGAAAAGTAACATAACTTGGGAATCTTTATACCCTGAATGGATCGATGAAGAGGAGCAGTTCGAAGTCCCCACTTGCCCTTCCCTTCCTTGGATTCAAGTTCCTGGCAAGCCTCGGCTTGATCTTGTTGTCGTCAAGCTTCCGTGCAACAAAGCAGGAAAGTGGTCGAGGGATGTTGTTAGACTGCACTTGCAACTTGCAGCAGCTCGGGTGGCTGCATCCTCTAAAGGCCTTCACGATGTGCATGTGCTTTTTATTACTGATTGCTTTCCCATTCCTAATCTTTTTATTGGAAAGGAGCTTGTTTCCCGTCAAGGGAACCTATGGCTCTTCAAGCCCAACCTTCACCAGCTGAGGCAAAAGGTGCAGCTGCCTATTGGTTCCTGTGAACTTACAGTTCCTCTTAAAGCTAAAG ATACTTTCTACTCAGCAAGTGCAAAGAGAGAAGCATATGCCACTATATTGCACTCTGCTAATTTTTATGTGTGTGGAGCCATAACAGCAGCACAGAGCATTCGCATGGCTGGCTCTACGCGAGACCTGGTGATACTTGTTGATGACTCGATAACTGAGCACCATAGAAGTGGCCTGGCTGCGGCTGGATGGAAGATTTATTCTATTCAAAGGATACGGAATCCGAAAGCTGAAGCAGAAGCATATAACGAATGGAACTACAGCAAGTTTCGTCTTTGGCAATTGACTGAGTACGACaagatcatcttcattgatgctGATATGCTTATCCTCAGGAACATTGACTTCCTCTTTGAGATGCCTGAGATATCTGCCACCGGAAACAACGCCACCCTCTTCAACTCCGGTGTGATGGTGGTTGAGCCATCAAACTCCACATTCCAGCTGCTTATGGATCACATCAATGAGATCGTGTCGTACAATGGAGGAGACCAAGGATACCTTAACGAAGTCTACACGTGGTGGCATCGGATCCCGAAACACATGAACTTTCTGAAGCATTTCTGGGAAGGTGATGAGCCTGAGATAAAGCAGATGAAGACGCGTCTCTTTGGAACCGACCCTCCTATTCTCTACGTCCTCCATTACCTTGGTAACAAACCTTGGTTATGCTTCAGAGACTATGACTGCAACTGGAATGTCGACATTCTGCAGGAGTTTGCAAGCGATGTAGCTCACAAAACCTGGTGGAGAGTGCACGACGCCATGCCTGAGAACTTGCAGAAATTCTGTCTGCTGAGATCGAAACAGAAGGCGCAACTGGAATGGGACAGGATGCAAGCTGAGAAAGGAAACTACACAGATGGACATTGGAAGATTAAGATCAAAGACAAGCGACTAGAGACTTGTTATGAAGACTTCTGCTACTGGGAGAGTATGCTTTGGCACTGGGGTGACAAGAACTGGACTGACAATTCTACTAACTCTTTATCACCGCCACCAGCACTTAAAACTCCTCTTTCTTCACTGTAA